A genomic segment from Pyrodictium occultum encodes:
- a CDS encoding translation initiation factor aIF-1A → MAKKRRKGGGEESRKEIPLPSKEEGTILCVVVRVLGADHLLIRCQDGVERKARIPGSLRRRMWMREGDIVLAAPWDFKPDRADVVYRYTKEELRKLVEKGLVPQELLELSEELA, encoded by the coding sequence CTGGCGAAGAAGAGGAGGAAAGGCGGCGGGGAGGAAAGCAGGAAGGAGATCCCCCTGCCCAGCAAGGAGGAGGGCACCATACTCTGCGTCGTGGTGAGGGTGCTGGGCGCCGACCACCTGCTGATACGCTGCCAGGACGGCGTGGAGAGGAAGGCGAGGATCCCGGGCAGCCTAAGGCGCCGCATGTGGATGAGGGAGGGCGACATAGTGCTGGCGGCGCCCTGGGACTTCAAGCCCGACCGGGCTGACGTGGTGTACCGCTACACTAAGGAGGAGCTGAGGAAGCTGGTCGAGAAGGGCCTGGTGCCCCAGGAGCTGCTCGAACTGTCCGAGGAGCTGGCATAG
- the dcd gene encoding dCTP deaminase, with the protein MILSDRDIYWYLDKGLLRIEPLSEDTVRENGVDLRLGGEVCRFRGDAPTLDTRGEIDPSAYYDCRKVDPDHGFVVAPGEHVLATTLEEVCLPDDLVGLVNVRSTFARLGLFVPPTVIDAGFCGQVTVEIVGGGFPVKLYPGHRFLHVVFVKTTSPVARPYRGKYQGQRGVTPPKMD; encoded by the coding sequence GTGATCCTCTCCGACCGCGACATATACTGGTACCTGGATAAGGGGCTGCTGCGCATCGAGCCGCTCTCGGAGGATACTGTCAGGGAGAATGGTGTGGACCTGAGGCTGGGCGGTGAGGTCTGCAGGTTCCGGGGGGACGCGCCGACGCTGGACACCCGGGGGGAGATCGACCCCAGCGCCTACTACGACTGCAGGAAGGTGGACCCCGACCACGGCTTCGTCGTGGCGCCGGGGGAGCATGTGCTGGCGACCACGCTGGAGGAGGTGTGCCTCCCCGACGACCTCGTCGGCCTCGTGAACGTGAGGAGCACGTTCGCACGCCTGGGGCTCTTCGTGCCGCCCACCGTGATAGACGCGGGGTTCTGCGGCCAGGTCACCGTCGAGATAGTGGGCGGCGGGTTCCCCGTCAAGCTCTACCCCGGCCACCGCTTCCTACACGTAGTCTTCGTGAAGACCACCAGCCCCGTGGCCAGGCCCTACAGGGGCAAGTACCAGGGCCAGCGCGGCGTAACACCACCCAAGATGGATTAG
- a CDS encoding biotin--[acetyl-CoA-carboxylase] ligase codes for MVLHVILTHLPIEVYDALPSTMDAEPPGLPGVVAALTQTRGRGRTGAWLSPRGGAWLTISLPAGAAAGPRLPVAVGGCLAARLENLAGAGPGSIEVKWPNDLYTYRGKLAGVLVEERGGALRIGVGVNVYNEAPRGAARLADLGYRGPLAEVYLAVVEAVLDAARDPGRCLGEARERDVLRDAWVEVETPWGPAAGVARGITGTGALLLETTHGLREVYCCRVLGWSRDGKPHRRGISRV; via the coding sequence GTGGTGCTCCACGTCATCCTCACACACCTCCCCATAGAGGTCTACGACGCCCTCCCCTCCACCATGGACGCTGAGCCCCCCGGGCTCCCCGGCGTTGTAGCAGCGCTCACGCAGACAAGGGGGAGAGGGCGCACAGGGGCCTGGCTAAGCCCCCGTGGGGGAGCATGGCTGACCATAAGCCTCCCCGCCGGCGCTGCCGCGGGCCCCCGGCTGCCCGTGGCCGTGGGCGGCTGCCTGGCCGCGCGGCTTGAGAACCTAGCCGGCGCCGGGCCCGGCTCCATAGAGGTGAAGTGGCCCAACGACCTCTACACGTACCGGGGCAAGCTCGCCGGGGTGCTCGTGGAGGAGAGGGGCGGAGCGCTGAGGATAGGGGTGGGGGTCAACGTGTACAACGAGGCCCCCAGGGGCGCCGCGAGGCTCGCGGACCTGGGCTACCGGGGCCCCCTGGCCGAGGTATACCTGGCCGTTGTGGAGGCGGTGCTCGATGCCGCCCGGGACCCGGGCCGCTGCCTCGGGGAGGCCCGGGAGAGGGACGTGCTCCGGGACGCATGGGTCGAGGTGGAGACCCCCTGGGGCCCGGCGGCAGGGGTGGCGAGGGGGATCACGGGCACCGGGGCCCTGCTCCTGGAGACCACCCACGGCCTCCGCGAGGTCTACTGCTGCCGGGTGCTAGGCTGGAGCAGGGACGGCAAACCCCATCGCCGCGGTATTAGCCGGGTGTAG
- a CDS encoding cyclic 2,3-diphosphoglycerate synthase, producing MGAGGRDFHVFNTVFRDNPGYEVVAFTAAQIPGIEWRRYPPSLAGHRYPHGIPIYPEKLLPEIVREQAVDEVVLAYSDLTYEELGHLLSLALSTGASFRIVGPRDTMLASYKPVIAVTAVKTGAGKSTLSRALVREIKSRQLAPVVVRHPMAYGDLEARKLIVIVEPEDLSKYPLTVEEREEFEPYLDLETPVLAGIDYGPVLREAERLGDVIVWDGGNNDWPFIRPDLWVVVADALRPGMEYSTFPGEVNVRMAEIAVITKASEAGEDNVKKVRENLTRINPRLEIAVADLVVNVDKPDLVEGRRVVVVEDSPTVTHGGAPYGAGYVAARKLGAKIIDPRPYATGVIKEMYRRYPHIGPVVPSTGYTREQLRSLEETLNSVPADAIVVASPARIESMLSLNKPVARVSYEIKVLEGPTPRDMIDRLLERHPVPEA from the coding sequence ATGGGCGCTGGCGGCCGCGACTTCCACGTATTCAACACAGTGTTCCGCGACAACCCCGGCTACGAGGTCGTCGCCTTCACCGCCGCCCAGATACCTGGGATCGAGTGGCGCCGCTACCCTCCCAGTCTCGCCGGCCACCGCTACCCCCACGGGATCCCCATCTACCCTGAGAAGCTCCTCCCGGAGATAGTGAGGGAGCAGGCGGTCGACGAGGTGGTCCTAGCCTATAGCGACCTCACCTACGAGGAGCTGGGCCACCTGCTGAGCCTGGCCCTCTCGACGGGGGCGAGCTTCCGCATAGTAGGGCCCCGCGATACCATGCTCGCCAGCTACAAGCCGGTGATAGCCGTCACCGCCGTGAAGACCGGTGCTGGTAAGAGCACGCTCTCCAGAGCCCTGGTCCGGGAGATAAAGTCCAGGCAGCTGGCACCCGTGGTAGTGAGGCACCCGATGGCGTACGGGGACCTCGAGGCCCGGAAGCTCATAGTGATAGTGGAGCCCGAGGACCTCTCCAAGTACCCCCTGACGGTCGAGGAGAGGGAGGAGTTCGAGCCATACCTCGACCTCGAGACACCGGTGCTAGCCGGCATAGACTATGGCCCCGTGCTAAGGGAGGCGGAGCGGCTCGGCGACGTGATAGTATGGGACGGGGGCAACAACGACTGGCCCTTCATACGGCCCGACCTCTGGGTCGTGGTGGCCGACGCCCTCCGGCCGGGGATGGAGTACTCCACATTCCCCGGAGAGGTCAACGTGAGGATGGCAGAGATAGCCGTGATAACCAAGGCAAGCGAGGCCGGGGAGGACAACGTGAAGAAGGTGAGGGAGAACCTGACCCGCATAAACCCGAGGCTCGAGATAGCCGTAGCCGATCTGGTGGTTAACGTCGACAAGCCAGACCTCGTCGAGGGCAGGCGGGTCGTGGTGGTCGAGGACTCGCCCACCGTAACCCACGGCGGAGCCCCCTACGGGGCCGGCTACGTCGCCGCCAGGAAGCTCGGCGCCAAGATCATCGACCCCAGGCCCTACGCAACCGGCGTGATAAAGGAGATGTATAGGCGGTACCCCCACATTGGCCCGGTGGTTCCCTCGACAGGGTACACCAGGGAGCAGCTCCGGAGCCTGGAGGAGACGCTCAACAGCGTCCCAGCCGACGCCATAGTGGTCGCGAGCCCGGCTAGGATAGAGAGTATGTTGAGCCTCAACAAGCCGGTGGCCAGGGTGAGCTACGAGATAAAGGTGCTGGAGGGCCCGACCCCCAGGGACATGATAGACCGGCTGCTCGAGCGCCACCCGGTCCCGGAGGCCTAG
- a CDS encoding serine protein kinase RIO, producing the protein MERGVAGLGGRRYKRLKDKDLFETVEEVWDRQTLLAAYEVMRRLRLDRFAGVLSAGKEARVYRAVGRDGREYAVKIYLTVTAEFRKSIQKYLLGDPRFENVDTSNTKKLFFAWARKEYRNLRRMYEAGVRVPRPYLVYQNIIVMEFLGRGGLRAPTLHEIRHELDAELAERLAREALEQYMRIYCCARLVHADYSEYNLVYFDDRLYVIDVAQAVSLEHPNAQDFLRHDIENIYRFFALQLGVELPEPEELVRRVVACRTQCPGKERREDRGQGQRQAS; encoded by the coding sequence GTGGAGAGGGGTGTTGCTGGGCTGGGTGGTAGGCGGTACAAGCGGCTGAAGGATAAGGACCTCTTCGAGACCGTGGAGGAGGTCTGGGACCGGCAGACGCTGCTAGCAGCCTACGAGGTCATGAGGAGGCTCCGGCTCGACCGGTTTGCAGGCGTGCTGAGCGCTGGCAAGGAGGCCCGGGTCTACCGCGCAGTGGGCCGGGATGGGCGCGAGTACGCTGTAAAGATATATCTCACGGTCACAGCGGAGTTTAGGAAGAGCATCCAGAAATACCTGCTCGGCGACCCCAGGTTCGAGAACGTGGATACCAGTAACACGAAGAAGCTGTTCTTTGCCTGGGCCCGGAAGGAGTACCGGAACCTCCGGAGGATGTACGAAGCCGGGGTCCGAGTCCCCAGGCCCTACCTGGTGTACCAGAACATTATCGTGATGGAGTTCCTGGGCCGCGGGGGGCTGAGGGCGCCCACGCTGCACGAGATAAGGCACGAGCTGGACGCGGAGCTGGCCGAGAGGCTCGCGCGGGAGGCGCTGGAGCAGTACATGAGGATCTACTGCTGTGCCAGGCTTGTCCACGCGGACTACAGCGAGTACAACCTAGTCTACTTCGACGACCGGCTCTACGTGATAGACGTGGCGCAGGCTGTGTCGCTGGAGCACCCTAACGCCCAGGACTTCCTGCGCCATGACATAGAGAACATATACAGGTTCTTCGCCCTCCAGCTAGGAGTGGAGCTGCCCGAGCCAGAGGAGCTGGTTAGGCGGGTGGTAGCATGCAGGACACAGTGCCCCGGGAAGGAGAGGAGGGAGGACAGGGGGCAAGGGCAGCGCCAGGCCTCCTGA
- a CDS encoding CDC48 family AAA ATPase produces the protein MASEIQLRVAEARSRDVGRKIARISREAMAKLGVEVGDFIEIEGPKGVAVAQVWPLHPGEGDSNMIRIDGFIREAIGASIGDTVTVRKAANVQPATRVVLAPTEPIRFSRDFVEYVKEYLIRKPVARGETIIVPVLGSGLRLVVVATQPAQFVYITEQTDLEIREEPVKEERLRRGIPRVTWEDIGDLEEAKEKIREIVELPMKHPELFKHLGIEPPKGILLYGPPGTGKTLLAKALANEIGAYFIAINGPEIMSKYYGESEQRLREIFEEAEKNAPSIIFIDEIDAIAPRREEVTGEVEKRVVAQLLTLMDGLKSRGRVIVIGATNRPEALDPALRRPGRFDREIEIRPPDKRARKEILQVHVRNMPLAEDVDLDKIAEMTHGYTGADLAALAKEAAMSALRRFIKSGKIDLNKPIPAEVLKELKVTMADFLEAMRYIQPSLIREIYIEVPEVHWGDIGGLEDVKQQLREAVEWPLKYPDVFRRMGITPPKGVLLFGPPGTGKTLLAKAAATESGANFIAVRGPEVLSKWVGESEKAIRQIFRRARQVAPTIVFFDEIDAIAPARGMRHDTSGVTDRIVNQLLTEMDGIVPLSNVVVIAATNRPDILDPALLRPGRFDRLIYVPPPDRKARLEILRIHTRKMPLAEDVDLEKIAEKTEGYTGADLEAVCREAAMIAVREAFRKGAKPLSTVVRMEHFEKALKAVQPSLTPEDIRRYERLARELKRMVL, from the coding sequence ATGGCGTCCGAGATACAGCTCCGCGTCGCCGAGGCCAGGAGCAGGGACGTGGGGAGGAAGATAGCGAGGATAAGCAGGGAGGCCATGGCTAAGCTCGGCGTAGAGGTAGGCGACTTCATCGAGATCGAGGGCCCCAAGGGCGTCGCGGTGGCGCAGGTCTGGCCCCTCCACCCGGGCGAGGGCGACTCAAACATGATAAGGATAGACGGCTTCATCAGAGAGGCAATCGGCGCCAGCATAGGCGATACGGTCACGGTTAGGAAGGCAGCCAACGTGCAGCCCGCAACCAGGGTAGTGCTCGCCCCCACCGAGCCGATAAGGTTCAGCAGAGACTTCGTCGAGTACGTAAAGGAGTACCTGATAAGGAAGCCGGTGGCCCGCGGGGAGACCATCATCGTCCCGGTGCTGGGCAGCGGCCTCAGGCTAGTGGTGGTTGCAACCCAGCCAGCCCAGTTCGTCTACATAACGGAGCAGACTGACTTGGAGATAAGAGAGGAGCCGGTGAAGGAGGAGAGGCTCCGCCGCGGCATACCCAGGGTGACCTGGGAGGACATAGGAGACCTCGAGGAAGCCAAGGAGAAGATAAGGGAGATAGTAGAGCTGCCGATGAAGCACCCGGAGCTGTTCAAGCACCTGGGCATAGAGCCGCCCAAGGGCATCCTCCTCTACGGCCCGCCCGGCACCGGTAAGACGCTGCTAGCTAAGGCCCTGGCCAACGAGATAGGCGCCTACTTCATAGCCATCAACGGGCCGGAGATAATGAGCAAGTACTATGGCGAGAGCGAGCAGAGGCTCCGCGAGATCTTCGAGGAGGCCGAGAAGAACGCGCCGAGCATCATATTCATAGACGAGATAGACGCGATAGCGCCGCGCCGCGAGGAGGTAACAGGCGAGGTGGAGAAGAGGGTAGTGGCGCAGCTACTAACCCTGATGGACGGGCTCAAGAGCCGCGGCAGAGTGATAGTGATAGGCGCAACCAACAGGCCCGAGGCGCTCGACCCAGCCCTCCGCCGCCCAGGCCGCTTCGACCGCGAGATAGAGATAAGGCCGCCCGACAAGAGGGCCAGGAAGGAGATACTCCAGGTACACGTCCGCAACATGCCGCTGGCCGAGGACGTGGACCTCGACAAGATCGCGGAGATGACCCATGGCTACACCGGCGCGGACCTAGCGGCGCTGGCCAAGGAGGCCGCTATGAGCGCCCTGAGGAGGTTCATTAAGAGCGGTAAGATAGACCTCAACAAGCCGATACCAGCCGAGGTCCTCAAGGAGCTCAAGGTGACTATGGCGGACTTCCTCGAGGCTATGAGGTATATACAGCCCAGCCTCATAAGGGAGATCTACATCGAGGTTCCGGAGGTCCACTGGGGGGATATCGGTGGGCTTGAGGATGTTAAGCAGCAGCTCCGCGAGGCTGTGGAGTGGCCGCTCAAGTACCCCGACGTCTTCCGGCGCATGGGGATAACGCCGCCTAAGGGTGTGCTGCTCTTCGGCCCGCCCGGCACCGGTAAGACGCTACTCGCTAAGGCGGCCGCGACGGAGAGCGGTGCGAACTTCATCGCCGTGAGGGGCCCAGAGGTGCTCAGCAAATGGGTGGGCGAGAGCGAGAAAGCGATACGTCAGATCTTCCGCCGCGCTCGCCAGGTAGCCCCGACAATAGTCTTCTTCGACGAGATAGACGCGATAGCGCCGGCCCGCGGCATGAGGCATGACACCAGCGGGGTCACCGACAGGATTGTGAACCAGCTGCTGACAGAGATGGATGGCATAGTGCCGCTCAGCAACGTGGTTGTGATAGCCGCCACGAACAGGCCGGATATACTCGACCCGGCCCTCCTGCGGCCCGGCAGGTTCGACAGGCTGATCTACGTGCCGCCGCCGGACCGGAAGGCCAGGCTCGAGATACTCAGGATACACACCAGGAAGATGCCACTAGCAGAAGACGTAGACCTAGAGAAGATAGCGGAGAAGACCGAGGGCTACACCGGCGCAGACCTCGAGGCAGTCTGCCGCGAGGCGGCAATGATAGCGGTGAGGGAGGCCTTCCGGAAGGGCGCTAAGCCATTATCCACGGTGGTGAGGATGGAGCACTTCGAGAAGGCGCTGAAGGCTGTGCAGCCCAGCCTAACGCCGGAGGATATAAGGCGCTACGAGAGGCTCGCCAGGGAGCTCAAGCGCATGGTGCTCTAA
- a CDS encoding cytochrome ubiquinol oxidase subunit I produces MRLLSFIGVDFHWDILQYVLGLPFMTFLALLLYLRSRDEDWMRLARTLAKGFILVFAVGAATGTASEFGLVLLWPNLTEAAGRYIYFPLYMEIFAFMMEVIFLYMLWYGWNRISPKALAVVAFFGFLGAWYSASMIISVNSFMVAPTGILPAYEPDGTYLYSQGYPKLAIYLPKDVAKLLDIKKLAAAGVEVLGDAGDSYKVAIPVRVVQQLVREAFTGVALKDSILVKGGFVNVKAVEQLSPEQLRQLAEHLGLPSSNLLASGSDPVKTLLQVPVFNVLDYIVMTTVRRVGYMSITFKSPVYLASIAHTLGAGLTVSGFTVMAAYALRLLRMPENADPRYRRYVEKAFKFATIFTLIAIVYQGFIAGHLMGEAVAEYNPEKFAAMEGTSQHILSLSRLLGTDKIMPLIAYGSMNAKLPDYDKIPRDYCICKLANTPPVQDCRPPIMIHYIYYAKVGLGILLGLYAALMTLVVLRDRWGFADALLNILRIRGKYPRTLLASAIVAAAVAQLVSTMGWVVREVGRKPWSIYGMMTVDVAGTANPPPAWELGLVAAYFLIMLGALVYAVYRILWLPGKPEKFTA; encoded by the coding sequence ATGAGGCTACTGTCATTCATTGGTGTCGACTTCCACTGGGATATACTGCAGTACGTGCTCGGCCTGCCATTCATGACGTTCCTGGCGCTGCTGCTCTACCTGCGGAGCCGCGACGAGGACTGGATGAGGCTAGCCAGGACCCTAGCCAAGGGCTTCATACTAGTGTTCGCCGTAGGCGCTGCCACGGGCACCGCCAGCGAGTTTGGCCTAGTGCTGCTGTGGCCCAACCTGACGGAGGCGGCGGGCCGCTACATCTACTTCCCGCTATATATGGAGATATTCGCCTTCATGATGGAGGTAATATTCCTCTACATGCTATGGTACGGCTGGAATAGGATATCTCCAAAGGCTCTAGCGGTGGTGGCATTCTTCGGCTTCCTCGGCGCCTGGTACAGCGCCAGCATGATTATCAGCGTGAACAGCTTCATGGTGGCGCCCACCGGCATACTACCCGCCTACGAGCCTGACGGCACCTACCTCTACAGCCAGGGCTACCCGAAGCTGGCCATCTACCTGCCCAAGGATGTGGCCAAGCTACTTGACATAAAGAAGCTGGCGGCCGCTGGCGTCGAGGTGCTCGGCGACGCAGGCGACTCCTATAAGGTGGCGATACCGGTTAGGGTCGTGCAGCAGCTAGTGCGCGAGGCCTTCACCGGGGTGGCGCTCAAGGACAGCATACTCGTCAAGGGCGGCTTCGTCAACGTGAAGGCTGTGGAGCAGCTGTCCCCAGAGCAGCTCCGTCAGCTCGCCGAGCACCTAGGCCTGCCGAGCAGCAACCTGCTAGCCTCCGGCAGTGATCCGGTCAAGACGCTGCTGCAGGTGCCGGTGTTCAATGTCCTAGACTACATAGTGATGACCACTGTAAGGCGTGTAGGCTACATGTCCATAACCTTCAAGAGCCCTGTGTACCTGGCAAGCATAGCCCATACCCTGGGCGCCGGCCTCACGGTGTCCGGCTTCACCGTGATGGCTGCCTACGCCCTCCGGCTTCTAAGGATGCCGGAGAACGCTGACCCCAGGTACCGCCGCTACGTCGAGAAGGCCTTCAAGTTCGCCACAATATTCACGCTGATAGCGATAGTCTACCAGGGCTTCATAGCGGGCCACCTAATGGGTGAGGCGGTGGCCGAGTACAACCCCGAGAAGTTCGCCGCCATGGAGGGTACCAGCCAGCACATACTGAGCCTCTCAAGGCTACTAGGCACTGATAAGATAATGCCGCTTATAGCCTACGGCTCTATGAACGCTAAGCTGCCCGACTACGACAAGATACCCAGGGACTACTGCATCTGTAAGCTGGCAAACACGCCGCCGGTGCAGGACTGCAGGCCGCCGATAATGATCCACTACATCTACTACGCCAAGGTAGGGCTAGGGATACTGCTCGGCCTCTACGCAGCCCTCATGACCCTGGTGGTGCTGCGCGACCGCTGGGGCTTCGCGGACGCGCTGCTCAACATACTGCGTATACGCGGCAAGTACCCGAGGACGCTGCTAGCCTCCGCCATAGTGGCTGCCGCCGTGGCGCAGCTGGTGAGCACCATGGGCTGGGTTGTCAGGGAGGTTGGCCGCAAGCCGTGGAGCATATACGGAATGATGACTGTCGACGTTGCCGGCACGGCCAACCCGCCGCCGGCATGGGAGCTGGGCCTAGTGGCTGCCTACTTCCTCATAATGCTTGGTGCCCTGGTGTACGCGGTATACAGGATACTCTGGCTGCCCGGCAAGCCGGAGAAGTTCACGGCCTAG
- a CDS encoding cytochrome ubiquinol oxidase subunit I has translation MVGIAPAFLAIMFGAHIVMVNLGIGLAWLVPYLKWRADRGEKELEGPARELMKFYAATYGVAGVFGTAYTVFLLSYYPKFLGLAGHITLIPFGIAILAIILHFFSIAAFWYGWDRWSRAAHHFIGLLLGISALLIPLGFRAVFAFLNIPAGLGYDPVHNKFYLDVGAALTKNPTYWPLYLKSIAAAFAATLSVVAGAYAYKAFFRAKSEEERRAALRVARMTATPAIIALVITALFGVWYAVSLQNVPYKFNNVFASLGWKTADGKVYYNMSWLFVLKMVFASIQLIALAVAIPALAAGRMSPGKARFLLLGGILGLLTILAGEYLNAFSQYPFFIAVWPDVLTGRVPVSALPQFGIQVLKEALPRVVEAVNSVVLLDDGPTVKSILASMGIEKYFSLQEVTNSMAVDKGVVTMTVVFLSALAIALVYLFYVLLAPEKPRQEQLAAAKS, from the coding sequence ATGGTAGGGATAGCGCCAGCCTTCCTGGCAATAATGTTCGGAGCCCACATAGTGATGGTTAACCTTGGTATCGGGCTGGCCTGGCTGGTGCCCTACCTGAAGTGGAGGGCTGACCGGGGCGAAAAGGAGCTGGAGGGGCCGGCGAGGGAGCTCATGAAGTTCTACGCCGCCACATACGGTGTCGCGGGCGTCTTCGGCACAGCGTATACAGTGTTCCTGCTGAGCTACTACCCCAAGTTCCTGGGCTTGGCCGGCCATATAACGCTGATACCCTTCGGCATAGCGATACTCGCGATAATACTGCACTTCTTCAGCATAGCAGCCTTCTGGTACGGCTGGGACCGCTGGAGCAGGGCCGCTCACCACTTCATAGGCCTGCTGCTCGGCATCTCGGCGCTTCTAATACCCCTAGGGTTCCGCGCCGTCTTCGCATTCCTCAACATCCCGGCCGGCCTCGGCTACGACCCGGTGCACAACAAGTTCTACCTCGACGTCGGCGCCGCCCTGACCAAGAACCCGACCTACTGGCCGCTCTACCTGAAGAGCATAGCAGCGGCGTTCGCTGCCACCCTAAGCGTTGTGGCGGGCGCATACGCCTACAAGGCGTTCTTCCGCGCCAAGAGCGAGGAGGAGAGGAGGGCCGCGCTCCGCGTGGCGAGGATGACAGCCACCCCCGCCATAATAGCGCTGGTTATAACAGCCCTCTTCGGCGTCTGGTACGCTGTATCCCTGCAGAACGTACCCTATAAGTTCAACAACGTGTTCGCCAGCCTCGGCTGGAAGACTGCTGACGGCAAGGTCTACTACAACATGTCCTGGCTCTTCGTGCTTAAGATGGTGTTTGCCAGCATACAGCTGATAGCCCTGGCTGTCGCTATACCCGCGCTGGCCGCTGGCAGGATGAGCCCCGGCAAGGCCAGGTTCCTGCTGCTCGGCGGCATACTGGGCTTGCTCACCATACTGGCGGGCGAGTACCTCAACGCGTTCAGCCAGTACCCGTTCTTCATAGCGGTCTGGCCCGACGTGCTGACCGGCAGGGTGCCGGTGTCGGCTCTGCCGCAGTTCGGCATACAGGTGCTCAAGGAGGCCCTGCCCAGGGTTGTCGAGGCTGTGAACTCTGTGGTGCTGCTAGACGATGGGCCCACGGTGAAGAGCATACTCGCCAGCATGGGCATCGAGAAGTACTTCAGCCTACAAGAGGTTACCAACAGCATGGCCGTCGATAAGGGAGTGGTAACTATGACTGTAGTATTCCTATCGGCGCTGGCGATCGCACTAGTGTACCTCTTCTACGTGCTACTGGCCCCGGAGAAGCCCAGGCAGGAGCAGCTGGCAGCAGCCAAGTCCTAG
- a CDS encoding KH domain-containing protein: protein MQDTVPREGEEGGQGARAAPGLLRLYARLPPDRIGVFIGEGGRVKTEVMRRTRTKITVDSSTGMVIIEPEAPDVPPYMVMKAQEVVRAIAYGFSPEKAMRLLEDDQVLVVIDLKQYVGDAPNHLQRVKGRIIGEKGKARKTIEEMTGTYISVYGNYVAIIGDFETANIAKQAIEMLIQGRQHSTVYRFLERTMFRLRRTRMTQLWEPPQP from the coding sequence ATGCAGGACACAGTGCCCCGGGAAGGAGAGGAGGGAGGACAGGGGGCAAGGGCAGCGCCAGGCCTCCTGAGGCTCTACGCGCGGCTACCCCCGGACCGGATAGGGGTGTTCATAGGGGAGGGCGGTAGGGTCAAGACGGAGGTGATGAGGAGGACCCGGACGAAGATAACGGTTGACAGCAGCACCGGCATGGTCATCATCGAGCCCGAGGCGCCGGACGTGCCGCCCTACATGGTTATGAAGGCCCAGGAGGTGGTGCGCGCCATAGCATACGGATTCAGCCCGGAGAAGGCTATGAGGCTCCTCGAGGACGACCAGGTGCTCGTAGTCATAGACCTCAAGCAGTACGTAGGCGATGCACCCAACCACCTCCAGAGGGTCAAGGGGAGGATTATAGGGGAGAAGGGGAAGGCCAGGAAGACCATAGAGGAGATGACCGGCACATACATATCGGTCTACGGCAATTACGTGGCGATTATAGGGGACTTCGAGACGGCGAACATAGCCAAGCAGGCTATAGAGATGCTTATCCAGGGCAGGCAGCACAGCACAGTATACAGGTTCCTGGAGCGCACAATGTTCAGGCTGCGCAGGACCCGTATGACGCAGCTCTGGGAGCCGCCCCAGCCCTAG